One window of Leifsonia sp. AK011 genomic DNA carries:
- a CDS encoding Mur ligase family protein, whose amino-acid sequence MQDGDSSILRPEHLIARPLSTLVDEFGLETTGDLDGVEITGISLDTRRVVPGDIFVGLRGAHRHGADLAAVARENGAVALLTDREGASRAADSGLPTIIVESPREALGDISAWVYRTTEAPPLMLAVTGTNGKTSVSYLLHGILSQLGLVAGLSTTAERAIGSVAITSELTTPEATEIHGLLARMRESEVRAVTLEVSAQALTHRRVDGLVFDVVGFLNLSRDHLDDYATMEEYFAAKLPLFSPDRARRAVVSLDTEWGQRVVDECHIPVTTITSLSGLEADWFVEVLEERVDATVFRLTGPGGRSLTTSVGVIGHHMAANAALAIVMLVEAEFDLEAIGHVLDRDGEITTRIPGRVERVSGERGPALFVDYGHSPDAFSVTLAAVRRVTEGRLIMVFGADGDRDSGKRGEMGRIASEDSDILIVTDYNPRFEDPASIRTALLAGAAAAEHPAEIHEVVSQREAIRLAVSLAREGDAILWAGPGHEDHIDVRGEKLPFSARDEARLALREAGWS is encoded by the coding sequence GTGCAGGACGGTGACAGTTCGATCCTCCGTCCCGAGCACCTGATCGCACGGCCCCTCTCCACGCTCGTGGATGAGTTCGGCCTGGAGACCACGGGTGACCTCGATGGCGTCGAGATCACCGGAATCTCCCTGGACACCCGTCGCGTCGTCCCTGGCGACATCTTCGTAGGACTCCGTGGTGCCCACCGTCACGGGGCGGACCTCGCCGCCGTGGCGCGGGAGAACGGCGCGGTTGCCCTTTTGACAGACCGGGAAGGCGCCTCCCGGGCTGCCGACTCCGGACTGCCGACCATCATCGTCGAGTCGCCCCGCGAAGCGCTGGGGGATATCTCGGCCTGGGTCTACCGCACGACGGAGGCTCCGCCGCTCATGCTTGCCGTCACCGGCACCAACGGCAAGACGAGTGTCTCCTACCTCCTTCACGGCATCCTGAGCCAGCTCGGACTCGTCGCGGGTCTCTCCACGACGGCCGAGCGTGCCATCGGTTCGGTCGCCATCACGAGCGAGCTCACCACCCCTGAAGCGACGGAGATCCACGGGCTGCTGGCGCGAATGCGCGAGAGTGAAGTTCGTGCAGTCACCCTTGAGGTGAGCGCCCAGGCACTCACCCATCGCCGGGTGGACGGTCTCGTGTTCGACGTCGTCGGGTTCCTCAATCTCAGCCGCGACCATCTCGACGACTACGCGACGATGGAGGAGTACTTCGCCGCGAAGCTGCCGCTCTTCTCCCCGGATCGCGCGCGCCGTGCTGTCGTCTCCCTCGACACGGAGTGGGGCCAGCGAGTCGTTGACGAGTGCCACATTCCGGTCACGACCATCACGTCCTTGAGCGGTCTCGAGGCCGACTGGTTCGTCGAGGTCCTTGAGGAGCGGGTGGATGCCACGGTCTTCCGTCTCACTGGCCCCGGCGGGCGTTCCCTCACGACCTCTGTTGGCGTCATCGGACACCACATGGCGGCCAATGCGGCCCTCGCCATCGTGATGCTGGTCGAGGCGGAGTTCGACCTCGAGGCGATCGGGCACGTTCTCGATCGCGATGGGGAGATCACCACGAGAATTCCCGGACGCGTCGAGAGGGTCTCCGGTGAGCGTGGTCCGGCCCTCTTCGTCGACTACGGCCACAGCCCGGATGCGTTCAGCGTCACCCTCGCCGCGGTTCGACGAGTGACCGAGGGCCGCCTCATCATGGTCTTCGGTGCGGACGGCGACCGGGATTCGGGTAAGCGTGGCGAGATGGGCCGCATCGCATCGGAGGACTCAGACATTCTCATCGTGACCGACTACAACCCTCGATTCGAGGATCCGGCCTCGATCCGCACGGCACTTCTCGCCGGCGCGGCCGCTGCAGAGCATCCTGCAGAGATTCACGAGGTGGTTTCGCAGCGCGAGGCCATCAGGCTGGCGGTATCCCTTGCCCGCGAGGGCGACGCGATCCTGTGGGCAGGACCTGGCCACGAGGACCACATCGATGTGCGCGGCGAGAAGCTGCCGTTCAGTGCTCGCGACGAGGCGCGTCTCGCGCTCCGAGAGGCTGGCTGGTCGTGA
- the murF gene encoding UDP-N-acetylmuramoyl-tripeptide--D-alanyl-D-alanine ligase, giving the protein MIALTLREVADITGGALVLGGADTVETSVSGDVHTDSRKVSSGALFFALPGEVTDGHLFLDSAVDNGAVLAIVERQTDLPISQVVVDDGVVALASLAREVVARVRALGKLRVVAVTGSNGKTTTKNMLRAILEREGATVAPFGSFNNHVGAPISMLGIDEDTRYLVVEMGASAIGEIASLIGIVMPDVGIVLKVGLAHVGEFGGPDAVERAKSEMVTDLPETAVAILNIDDARVAKMASLTRASVSWFGLGADAEVRGSDVTASASGTAFTLEADGANIRVELRILGEHHVMNALAAITATRALGIPVERSAAAVADLPRAARWRMEVQSREDGVVIINDAYNASPDSMAAALKTLAQVTAPDQRSVAVLGEMAELGEYADEEHDRIGRLVVRLNIRKLVVVGHAARHIHNAAGLEGSWDGESVLVADADEAYDVLREELQRGDVVLVKSSGSAGLRFLGDRVAGVTE; this is encoded by the coding sequence GTGATCGCCCTGACGCTGCGAGAGGTCGCCGATATCACCGGGGGCGCCCTGGTTCTCGGCGGTGCCGATACCGTCGAGACGTCTGTCTCGGGCGACGTGCACACGGATTCACGCAAGGTCTCCAGCGGCGCGCTGTTCTTCGCGTTGCCGGGTGAGGTGACCGATGGGCACCTCTTCCTCGACAGCGCTGTCGACAACGGCGCCGTGCTCGCGATCGTCGAGCGCCAGACCGACCTGCCGATCAGCCAGGTCGTGGTGGACGATGGCGTCGTGGCCCTCGCCTCCCTGGCGCGAGAGGTGGTTGCCAGGGTTCGGGCGCTCGGGAAGCTGCGCGTGGTCGCGGTGACCGGGTCGAATGGCAAGACGACGACGAAGAACATGTTGCGCGCGATCCTCGAACGCGAGGGTGCCACCGTCGCGCCCTTCGGCTCCTTCAACAACCATGTGGGCGCTCCCATCTCGATGCTCGGCATCGACGAGGACACTCGCTACCTGGTCGTGGAGATGGGCGCGAGCGCCATCGGCGAGATCGCCTCCCTCATCGGCATCGTCATGCCCGACGTGGGAATCGTGCTCAAGGTCGGACTCGCCCACGTCGGTGAGTTCGGGGGGCCGGATGCCGTGGAGCGAGCGAAGTCCGAGATGGTGACAGACCTTCCCGAGACGGCTGTCGCCATCCTGAACATCGACGACGCGCGAGTGGCGAAGATGGCCTCGCTGACTCGAGCGTCCGTCTCCTGGTTCGGACTCGGCGCCGATGCCGAGGTGCGTGGCAGCGATGTCACCGCGAGTGCGTCCGGCACGGCATTCACCCTTGAAGCGGATGGCGCGAATATTCGTGTCGAGCTCCGCATCCTCGGCGAACACCATGTCATGAACGCCCTCGCCGCTATTACCGCGACGAGGGCTCTCGGAATCCCCGTCGAGCGCTCCGCGGCAGCCGTGGCCGACCTGCCTCGCGCCGCCCGCTGGCGGATGGAAGTGCAGTCGCGTGAGGACGGCGTCGTCATTATCAACGATGCCTACAATGCGAGCCCCGATTCGATGGCTGCTGCCCTCAAGACCCTTGCGCAGGTCACCGCCCCCGACCAGCGCTCGGTCGCCGTGCTGGGCGAGATGGCCGAGCTGGGGGAGTACGCGGACGAGGAGCACGACCGCATCGGCCGTCTCGTCGTGAGGCTGAACATCCGAAAGCTCGTGGTGGTGGGCCACGCCGCGCGCCACATCCACAATGCTGCTGGTCTCGAAGGTTCGTGGGACGGAGAGTCGGTTCTCGTCGCGGATGCGGACGAGGCTTACGATGTGCTCCGTGAGGAACTGCAGCGGGGCGACGTCGTGCTCGTGAAGTCCTCGGGTTCCGCGGGTCTCCGCTTCCTCGGTGATCGAGTCGCGGGGGTGACCGAATGA